A portion of the Callithrix jacchus isolate 240 chromosome 13, calJac240_pri, whole genome shotgun sequence genome contains these proteins:
- the LOC144579065 gene encoding uncharacterized protein LOC144579065 encodes MNTGDRRTRGVSSHESPTVRGAEAARKRCRRLGSQGPPSRAEAGRSGTGGRRNREIAPWPLEPGSPRRNRSLALSADSAGLFPSPSPHCQAETGAGCTRRGRKPGRGRPAPAPLPDPRPGPDAPGLTRGLAPRQVVLLAERPRPTARSGDAQLSRRPALPFCEPSGAGASSGSQGPPHKRRQPGERPGEGRARGAGLARGRAGSAHGGDGPARGPIGGRNRPEGRAPPGGLAAGVGIPLFCASLSPAPGDYGAEAGWATSWTRC; translated from the coding sequence ATGAATACAGGAGACAGACGTACCAGAGGGGTTTCCAGCCACGAAAGTCCTACTGTGCGGGGGGCAGAAGCAGCTAGGAAGAGATGCCGGCGTTTGGGAAGCCAGGGGCCTCCCTCCCGGGCGGAAGCGGGGCGCTCCGGGACCGGCGGGCGTAGGAACCGGGAAATCGCGCCGTGGCCGCTGGAACCGGGGTCGCCGCGACGCAACCGGTCCCTCGCCCTCAGCGCGGACTCCGCGggcctctttccctcccccagcccccactgccAGGCCGAGACCGGCGCGGGCTGCACGCGCAGAGGCAGGAAGCCGGGCCGGGGAAGGCCGGCGCCAGCTCCCCTCCCGGACCCCCGCCCAGGCCCCGACGCTCCGGGCCTTACCAGAGGTCTCGCGCCGCGACAGGTGGTACTGCTGGCGGAGAGGCCGCGCCCTACAGCCCGCTCTGGCGATGCTCAGCTCTCGCGCCGTCCGGCCCTCCCCTTCTGCGAACCTTCCGGAGCCGGCGCCAGCTCAGGCTCGCAGGGGCCGCCCCACAAGCGGAGGCAGCCTGGAGAGCGGCCGGGTGAGGGTAGGGCGCGCGGAGCCGGACTGGCGCGGGGCCGGGCGGGCTCTGCCCACGGCGGAGACGGACCGGCGCGGGGGCCAATAGGAGGCAGGAACAGGCCGGAGGGGCGGGCTCCGCCTGGAGGCTTAGCGGCTGGCGTCGGGATTCCTCTCTTCTGCGCCTCCCTCAGCCCGGCTCCTGGAGATTACGGCGCTGAGGCAGGATGGGCGACCTCGTGGACGCGATGCTGA